A stretch of the Malus sylvestris chromosome 10, drMalSylv7.2, whole genome shotgun sequence genome encodes the following:
- the LOC126586940 gene encoding cellulose synthase A catalytic subunit 4 [UDP-forming]-like, with translation MASNTMAGFFTGSHARDELNVVHASEEDRPPTRQSASSTKVCRVCGDEIGYKEDGELFVACHVCGFPVCRPCYDYERSEGNQCCPQCNTRYKRHKGCPRVAGDEDDFDADDFDDEFQIKIDHHDDPAEQNHVIARSENGDHNQQQWHRNDQPFSVGGSVAGKDFEGEKDVLSTAEWKDRVEKWKVRQEKKGLVSKDGGNDEQGLEDDFLLAEARQPLWRKVPISSSKISPYRIVIVLRLVILAFFFRFRILTPAYDAYPLWLISVICEIWFAFSWILDQFPKWNPINRETYLDRLSIRFEREGEPNTLSPVDVYVSTVDPLKEPPIITANTVLSILAVDYPVDKICCYVSDDGASMLLFDALSETAEFARRWVPFCKKHTIEPRAPEFYFSQKIDYLKDKVHPNFVKERRAMKREYEEFKVRINALVSKALKKPEEGWVMQDGTPWPGNNTRDHPGMIQVYLGSEGALDVDGKELPRLVYVSREKRPGYQHHKKAGAMNALVRVSAVLTNAPFMLNLDCDHYINNSKAVREAMCFLMDPQLGKKLCYVQFPQRFDGIDRHDRYANRNVVFFDINMRGLDGIQGPVYVGTGCVFNRQALYGYDPPVSEKRPKMTCDCWPSWCFCGCCRGKKKSKSKKHGVKSLLGGLYSKKKKMMGKNYVRKGSATMFELEEIEEGFEGYDELEKSSLMSQKNFEKRFGQSPVFIASTLMENGGLPEGTNSQTLVKEAIHVISIGYEEKTEWGKEIGWIYGSVTEDILTGFKMHCRGWRSVYCMPKRPAFKGSAPINLSDRLHQVLRWALGSVEIFLSRHCPLWYAYGGKLKWLERLAYTNTIVYPFTSIPLLAYCIVPAVCLLTGKFIIPTLNNFASIWFMALFLSIIVTGILELRWSNVSIEDWWRNEQFWVIGGVSAHLFAVFQGLLKVLFGVDTNFTVTSKAADDAEFGELYLFKWTTLLIPPTTLIILNMVGVVAGVSDAINNGYGSWGPLFGKLFFSFWVIVHLYPFLKGLMGRQNRTPTIVVLWSVLLASIFSLIWVRIDPFLPKQTGPILKQCGVEC, from the exons ATGGCCTCCAACACCATGGCCGGCTTTTTCACTGGTTCTCACGCCCGCGACGAACTCAATGTTGTGCATGCCTCTGAAGAG GACCGGCCTCCTACGAGGCAGTCAGCGTCTTCAACAAAAGTGTGTAGGGTTTGTGGAGATGAGATTGGATACAAAGAAGATGGGGAGTTGTTTGTGGCATGTCATGTGTGCGGCTTCCCAGTTTGCCGGCCTTGCTATGACTACGAAAGGAGTGAAGGCAACCAGTGCTGCCCTCAGTGCAACACTCGTTACAAGCGTCACAAAG GTTGTCCTAGAGTCGCTGGAGACGAAGATGACTTCGATGcagatgattttgatgatgagtTTCAGATCAAGATTGATCACCATGATGATCCTGCAGAACAAAATCATGTCATTGCTCGTTCG GAAAATGGAGACCACAATCAACAGCAATGGCATCGAAACGATCAACCTTTCTCTGTTGGAGGAAGTG TTGCTGGTAAGGATTTTGAAGGGGAGAAAGATGTATTGAGCACTGCAGAGTGGAAAGACAGAGTAGAGAAATGGAAAGTGAGGCAAGAAAAGAAAGGTTTGGTGAGCAAAGACGGCGGAAATGATGAACAAGGCTTGGAAGATGACTTCCT TTTGGCTGAAGCCCGCCAACCACTGTGGCGAAAAGTACCCATCTCATCAAGCAAAATCAGCCCTTACCGCATAGTCATTGTCCTCCGGCTTGTGATTCTAGCCTTTTTCTTCCGTTTCCGCATCTTAACTCCAGCGTACGATGCTTATCCCTTGTGGCTCATATCTGTAATTTGTGAGATATGGTTTGCATTTTCTTGGATACTTGATCAGTTCCCCAAATGGAACCCCATCAACCGCGAAACTTACTTAGACCGCCTGTCCATAAGGTTCGAGCGTGAGGGTGAGCCTAACACATTATCCCCAGTTGATGTCTATGTGAGTACAGTGGACCCTCTCAAGGAGCCTCCAATCATTACAGCAAACACAGTTCTCTCGATCTTGGCTGTTGACTACCCTGTTGACAAGATCTGCTGCTATGTATCGGATGACGGTGCTTCAATGCTCCTTTTCGACGCGCTATCAGAGACTGCAGAGTTTGCAAGAAGATGGGTTCCATTTTGCAAAAAACATACCATTGAGCCTAGGGCCCCCGAGTTCTATTTCTCTCAGAAGATCGATTACTTGAAGGACAAGGTACATCCGAACTTTGTGAAGGAGCGCAGAGCCATGAAG AGAGAGTAcgaagaattcaaggtgaggATTAACGCATTGGTGTCGAAGGCTCTGAAGAAACCAGAAGAAGGATGGGTGATGCAGGATGGCACTCCATGGCCCGGTAACAATACTCGTGATCATCCCGGAATGATCCAG GTTTATTTGGGAAGTGAGGGTGCACTAGATGTAGATGGTAAGGAACTGCCGCGTCTTGTATATGTTTCCCGTGAGAAACGTCCTGGCTATCAACATCATAAGAAAGCTGGAGCCATGAATGCTTTG GTTCGAGTTTCTGCGGTGCTTACTAATGCACCATTCATGTTGAATCTGGATTGTGACCACTACATCAACAACAGCAAGGCTGTAAGAGAAGCTATGTGCTTCCTAATGGATCCACAGCTCGGTAAAAAGCTGTGCTATGTCCAATTCCCTCAAAGGTTCGATGGAATTGATCGTCACGACAGATATGCTAATCGAAATGTTGTCTTCTTTGAT ATCAACATGAGAGGCCTAGACGGGATCCAAGGACCGGTATATGTTGGGACTGGATGTGTCTTCAATAGGCAAGCATTGTATGGTTATGATCCGCCGGTTTCTGAAAAGCGACCTAAGATGACATGTGACTGCTGGCCTTCATGGTGCTTCTGTGGCTGTTGTCGCGGTAAGAAGAAATCTAAATCTAAGAAGCATGGGGTGAAAAGTCTTCTCGGGGGACTTTattccaagaagaagaaaatgatggggAAGAACTACGTTAGAAAAGGGAGTGCGACAATGTTTGAACTTGAAGAGATTGAAGAAGGGTTTGAAGGTTATGATGAGTTGGAGAAATCATCACTCATGTCACAGAAAAATTTTGAGAAACGATTTGGACAATCTCCTGTTTTCATTGCTTCCACGCTTATGGAAAATGGTGGCCTTCCCGAAGGGACTAATAGCCAAACACTCGTTAAGGAGGCCATTCATGTGATAAGCATTGGCTATGAAGAAAAAACTGAATGGGGCAAAGAG attgggtggatttatggttcAGTTACAGAAGATATTTTGACAGGCTTCAAGATGCATTGTAGAGGATGGAGGTCAGTGTACTGCATGCCAAAGAGGCCAGCTTTCAAGGGATCTGCTCCAATAAATTTGTCCGATCGTTTGCACCAGGTTCTGAGGTGGGCTCTTGGCTCTGTTGAAATCTTCCTTAGTCGTCATTGCCCGTTGTGGTACGCCTATGGAGGAAAACTAAAATGGCTGGAGAGGCTTGCTTATACCAACACCATTGTCTATCCTTTCACTTCCATCCCCTTACTTGCCTACTGTATCGTTCCAGCCGTCTGTCTTTTGACTGGAAAATTCATCATCCCCACC TTGAATAACTTTGCTAGCATATGGTTCATGGCTCTTTTCCTCTCCATCATTGTAACCGGCATCTTAGAGCTCCGATGGAGCAATGTGAGCATTGAGGACTGGTGGCGTAATGAGCAGTTTTGGGTGATTGGTGGAGTGTCTGCACATCTTTTTGCCGTCTTCCAAGGCCTCCTCAAAGTCTTGTTCGGAGTTGACACCAATTTCACGGTCACTTCAAAAGCGGCAGACGATGCTGAGTTTGGAGAACTCTACCTCTTCAAATGGACTACTCttctcataccaccaaccacaCTCATTATCTTAAACATGGTGGGAGTTGTAGCTGGAGTTTCTGATGCCATTAACAATGGCTATGGTTCATGGGGTCCGTTGTTTGGCAAGCTGTTCTTCTCCTTTTGGGTCATTGTTCATCTCTACCCCTTCCTCAAAGGTTTGATGGGAAGGCAAAACAGGACTCCTACCATTGTGGTACTTTGGTCAGTTCTTCTTGCTTCCATATTCTCATTGATTTGGGTGCGAATCGATCCCTTCCTGCCCAAGCAAACTGGACCAATTCTTAAACAATGTGGTGTGGAATGCTAG